AACAGCGCCACCATGGACAAGTTTCCACGCGATGTCCTGACCCGCAATTTTCAATATGGCGCGGCAATGGATATCCTGATGAAGGATACGGATCTGGCGCTGGCGGAGGGCGAGGCGCTTGGCGTGGACATGAAGGTCTGCGACCAGGTCCGGAACATGTTCCGGGCGGCCATCGATGCGGGCATGGGAAAGCAGGATATCACCTGCATCGTGCACCGCATCGAACAGCAGGCCGGTGTCGAAATTCCGAAGGTGCGTTAGGCATACGGCAATGGATACGGTTTCCGAACAGGACTTGCGGCGCCTGGTCGATGCTGACAACGGGACAGTCAGCCGGGAAATATTTATCGACCGGGCGATTTTCGACCGGGAAATGGCGCGCATATTTTCCCGTGCATGGCTGTTCGTGGGGCATGAGGGCCTGATCCCCAAGCCGGACGATTTCTTTGCCTCACGGATGGGCCGGGACCCGGTAATCCTGACCCGCAACAGACAGGGCGAAATCCTCGTCTTTCTGAACAGTTGCACCCATCGCGGCATGAAGCTGTGCCGATACGATCAGGGCAATGCCCGCGCCTTTACCTGCCCCTATCACGGCTGGAGTTTTTCCACCAACCGCGACATCGTCGATGAACCGGGCGAACTGGTCGGCGTCCCGCATTTCGAGGCCGGCTACGGCGACCGGCTGGACCGCAGGCGCTGGGGGCTGGTGCGCTGCCCGAATGTCACCGTCTACAAGGGCACGATCTGGGCCAACTGGGATGCCGGCGCGCCCCCGTTCCTCGACTGGCTGGGCGATATGCGCCGTTACCTGGATTTCGCGCTGGACCACCGCGACGGTCGCCCCGGCGGGTCGGAGGTCATCGGCGGGGTACAGAAGTGGCGCGTGAAAACCAACTGGAAATTCGTCGCGGAGAACTTTGCCGGCGACATGTATCACGACATCAGTCACCGCTCGGTCGATGCCGTGGGGATCGGCCCCGGCGGCAAGGGGCGGCGCGACGCGCAACGGCCCCGTCTCGCCATCGGGTTCAGCGCGTTGGGACACGGTGTGCTGGGCGAACTGCCGCATACGGTGGAGCCCGAATACGCACCGACCTTCGCCAGCGACCCGGAGGTCGAAGCCTATTACCGCCGGATCTACGACGACCGGGTCCGAAACCTCGGTAACCAGCCACGAGTCACGAATTCGGTCGGCACGATCTTCCCCAATATGTCGTTTCATAGCCGGCAGCCGCGCACCATCCTGATCACCCATCCGATCAGCCCGACGGAGGTGGAACTCTGGCGGCTGTACCTGGTGGACGCGGACGCGCCGCAACCGGTCAAGGATGCCGCGCGCCACTACTACCTGCGCTATTCCGGCCCCGGCGGCATGACCGAGGCCGACGATATGGAAAACTGGACCTACGCGACCGACTCCAGCGCCGGCGCCATCGCGCGGCGGCACGATTTCAACTACCAGCTGGCGCTCGGCCACGCCAAACCGGCGCCGGGGCTTCGCGGCGCGGTTCAGAGCGGAACCTATTCGGAAGAAAACCAGCGGATATTCTATCGCCGCTGGACGCAGTTCATGACCGGCGGCGACTGGTCCGAACTGATGCCGCAGACCACATCCGTTGAGGCGGATAATGCGGACTGATCGGCGGACAGCGCTGGAACGGCTGTTCCTGCAACGGGAAATCGAAGAATTCCTCAGCGTTGAAGCCGAACTGCTGGACGCCCGCCGCTTCGAGGACTGGCTGGTGCTGCTGGCCCCCGATATCCGCTACTGGATGCCGATGATGCGGAATGTGCATTCCGCGCGCGGGACAGACGAGTCCACGCGGGAACAGGCCGACGCCAACTGGATGGACGAAGGGATTGAAACCCTGACCCAGCGCATCCGGCAGCTTGCCACCGGCATTCACTGGGCGGAGGAGCCGGTATCGCGGACCACCCATATGGTCAGCAACGTCCGGTTGCTGGATATTCGGGACGGCACGCCTTGCGAAGTAGACACGTCCTGCCGCTTTCTGGTCTACCGGAACCGGCAGCAGGACGAAGCCGACACCTTCATCGGCAAGCGGCTGGATACGCTGCGCCAGACGGAGGATGGATGGCGGCTCGCGCGACGCGAAATCCGGCTCGACCAGAATGTGCTGCTGGCGAAGAATCTGACGACATTTTTCTAGAAAGAGTATTCGATGGTTTATGAAAGCAAGGAAGTGGCCCCGCAGCGCTATCGCGAGGAAATCGGCCGTTATTATGAGGATTTCACCGTCGGCGATGTCTACGAACACCGCCCGGGCCGTACCATCACGGAAACGGATAACAGCTGGTTCACGCTGCTGACGATGAATACCCATCCGCTGCATTTCGATGCGGAATACGCCGCGAAGAGCGAGTTCGGCAAGCCGCTGGTCAACAGCGCCCTGACACTCGCCATCGTGGCCGGGATGAGCGTCAGCGACACCAGCCAGAAGGCCATCGC
This window of the Alphaproteobacteria bacterium genome carries:
- a CDS encoding aromatic ring-hydroxylating dioxygenase subunit alpha produces the protein MDTVSEQDLRRLVDADNGTVSREIFIDRAIFDREMARIFSRAWLFVGHEGLIPKPDDFFASRMGRDPVILTRNRQGEILVFLNSCTHRGMKLCRYDQGNARAFTCPYHGWSFSTNRDIVDEPGELVGVPHFEAGYGDRLDRRRWGLVRCPNVTVYKGTIWANWDAGAPPFLDWLGDMRRYLDFALDHRDGRPGGSEVIGGVQKWRVKTNWKFVAENFAGDMYHDISHRSVDAVGIGPGGKGRRDAQRPRLAIGFSALGHGVLGELPHTVEPEYAPTFASDPEVEAYYRRIYDDRVRNLGNQPRVTNSVGTIFPNMSFHSRQPRTILITHPISPTEVELWRLYLVDADAPQPVKDAARHYYLRYSGPGGMTEADDMENWTYATDSSAGAIARRHDFNYQLALGHAKPAPGLRGAVQSGTYSEENQRIFYRRWTQFMTGGDWSELMPQTTSVEADNAD
- a CDS encoding 3-phenylpropionate/cinnamic acid dioxygenase subunit beta — its product is MRTDRRTALERLFLQREIEEFLSVEAELLDARRFEDWLVLLAPDIRYWMPMMRNVHSARGTDESTREQADANWMDEGIETLTQRIRQLATGIHWAEEPVSRTTHMVSNVRLLDIRDGTPCEVDTSCRFLVYRNRQQDEADTFIGKRLDTLRQTEDGWRLARREIRLDQNVLLAKNLTTFF
- a CDS encoding MaoC family dehydratase translates to MVYESKEVAPQRYREEIGRYYEDFTVGDVYEHRPGRTITETDNSWFTLLTMNTHPLHFDAEYAAKSEFGKPLVNSALTLAIVAGMSVSDTSQKAIANLGWNDIKLTAPVFNGDTIYAESEVLEKRESSSRPTQGIVTIRTIGKKADGTVFMSYVRTMLIPKRGHGIDN